A genomic region of Raphanus sativus cultivar WK10039 chromosome 6, ASM80110v3, whole genome shotgun sequence contains the following coding sequences:
- the LOC108813251 gene encoding probable WRKY transcription factor 46 — protein sequence MVKGKAEMVMEEKLVINELEQGRELAKRLMSNLKDTSSAESNRNLISEILSIYQNAISRLSATEEDDNNILKRSREIDNKDSKEVFKKRKISEKKTEKVSFFVGGAGQEKGSIDDGYCWRKYGQKEIHGSINPRGYFRCTHRFTQNCLAVKQVQKSDTDPSIFEVKYVGNHTCNNTTTSSPKTPITTNFSVSMCEGGNRVDIVTEKQEDIIKPTKTEEATMMMSLADLESKKNIFRTFSFCNYEFENAAGGGWKGNIFEENQLSPATTSGSGITSEIVTGPAASVENSETADSYFSSLDNIIDFGQDWLWSF from the exons ATGGTAAAAGGGAAAGCAGAGATGGTAATGGAAGAGAAACTCGTGATCAACGAACTAGAACAAGGGAGAGAGCTAGCGAAACGTTTGATGAGCAATCTCAAAGACACTTCTTCAGCTGAATCCAACAGAAACTTAATCTCTGAAATCCTCAGTATCTACCAGAATGCTATTTCCAGGTTGAGCGCCACCGAAGAAGACGACAATAACATCCTTAAACGAAGCCGTGAGATCGATAACAAAGATTCTAAAGAAGTGTTTAAAAAGAG GAAAATTTCagagaagaaaacagagaaagtTAGTTTCTTTGTCGGAGGAGCAGGACAAGAAAAGGGCTCCATAGATGATGGTTATTGCTGGAGAAAGTACGGCCAAAAAGAGATTCACGGATCCATAAACCCTAG AGGATACTTCAGATGCACGCATCGATTCACGCAGAACTGTTTAGCAGTGAAGCAAGTCCAAAAATCAGACACAGATCCTTCTATTTTCGAAGTGAAGTATGTCGGAAACCACACTTGTAACAACACTACTACATCATCCCCTAAGACACCTATCACCACGAACTTCTCTGTTTCTATGTGCGAAGGAGGAAACAGAGTAGATATTGTTACAGAGAAACAAGAAGACATCATCAAACCGACGAAAACAGAGGAAGCGACGATGATGATGAGTCTTGCAGATCTGGAGAGCAAGAAGAACATTTTCAGGACGTTTTCTTTCTGTAACTACGAGTTTGAGAATGCTGCTGGTGGTGGTTGGAAAGGTAACATCTTCGAGGAGAATCAGCTGTCTCCTGCGACGACGTCAGGGTCTGGAATCACTAGCGAGATTGTAACTGGTCCTGCTGCTTCTGTTGAGAACTCGGAAACTGCAGATTCGTATTTCTCGTCGTTGGACAATATTATCGACTTTGGACAGGATTGGTTGTGGTCATTTTGA
- the LOC108809650 gene encoding transcription factor CPC, translating into MDRRRRRQSKAKASCSEEVSSIEWEAVKMSEEEEDLISRMYKLVGDRWELIAGRIPGRTPEEIERYWLMKHGAVFANKRRDFARR; encoded by the exons ATGGATAGACGACGAAGGAGACAGAGCAAGGCCAAAGCGTCTTGTTCCGAAG AAGTGAGTAGTATCGAATGGGAAGCTGTGAAGATGtcggaggaagaagaagatctcATTTCTCGGATGTATAAACTCGTCGGTGACAG GTGGGAATTGATAGCCGGGAGGATTCCGGGACGGACGCCGGAGGAGATCGAAAGATATTGGCTTATGAAACACGGTGCCGTTTTTGCCAACAAACGAAGAGATTTTGCTAggagatga
- the LOC108813250 gene encoding uncharacterized protein LOC108813250, with the protein MAESTTTIEVKLVRCPKCKNLLPEPRDCSFFQCGGCGTVLCAKNKNHETDPVPDKSVKNRAKETEVNSVSSEEESDSSKLTVVSGSQSGLDRSRKTGGFRFSASNYFSDSISSDEAIQQDRAELVRKLDKLKEHHHHHLLHQPNEQHHIPSSSSRFKKAPPLRFPSSGKHVAGPYHHQNQHQSHHHYSRQHNGHDLFNTHPGNGMMHLHQSTCSCFHCYDPYHRASGSVYPPSGLPDALHFYPYERSSSSTAFPSPLHSPRSFIPPHAPPHAPPPASQSRALDALKNAISRVRLSKAVSSSGGSRLIHPVAGGAPFINCRKCSKILKLPDKTTRRPQRLRCGACSCLIDFSFADNKLILSTDHASAREEEEEAHSRLHWVTTALDVSSDAMDREADYVSTGPASISDKAHDYSTEHSLSEDELCSDSSTKGRKLIPDFDYSSINARDRSGARSQSSRSEQNRVSLGKTVMRQNSMKEEASVLIEMDVNDYSRNNGVSVSQDSEDDCREEIRKGGFGSMVKKSFKDLKKSMQNDVVGGSDVMVNGHLVAERLVKMAEKQAGPIRPGNYWYDYRAGFWGIMGGQCLGILPPFIEELNYPMPQKCAGGTTGVFVNGRELHQKDLRLLIARGLPRERDRSYTVYITGRVIDEDTGEELNSLGKLAPTVDKLKRGFGMRVPRRYA; encoded by the exons ATGGCCGAGTCAACGACGACGATAGAAGTAAAGCTAGTTCGTTGTCCAAAGTGCAAGAACCTCTTACCAGAGCCTAGAGATTGCTCTTTTTTCCAGTGCGGTGGTTGTGGAACCGTTCTTTGCG CCAAAAACAAGAACCATGAAACAGATCCAGTGCCGGACAAGTCAGTGAAAAACAGAGCCAAAGAAACTGAAGTTAACTCTGTTTCAAGTGAAGAAGAATCTGACTCATCAAAACTGACTGTTGTCAGCGGTTCTCAATCTGGTTTGGACCGGTCTAGGAAAACCGGGGGATTCAGATTCTCAGCTTCCAACTACTTTTCAGATTCTATCTCCAGCGATGAAGCAATCCAGCAAGACAGAGCTGAGCTGGTGAGAAAACTGGATAAGCTAAaagaacatcatcatcatcatctgcttCATCAACCTAATGAGCAACATCATATCCCGAGCTCGTCTTCAAGATTCAAAAAGGCTCCTCCATTGCGGTTTCCAAGCTCTGGTAAACACGTCGCAGGGCCTTATCACCATCAAAACCAGCACCAATCTCATCACCACTACTCTAGACAGCATAACGGTCATGATTTGTTTAATACACACCCTGGTAATGGCATGATGCATCTTCACCAGTCAACTTGCTCTTGCTTCCACTGCTATGATCCATATCACAGAGCTTCAGGCTCAGTTTATCCTCCCTCAGGGCTACCTGATGCTCTTCATTTCTACCCTTATGAGAGAAGTAGTAGTAGTACTGCGTTTCCTTCTCCACTGCATAGTCCTAGATCCTTTATACCTCCTCATGCTCCTCCTCATGCTCCTCCTCCTGCTTCTCAGTCCCGTGCTCTAGATGCGTTGAAGAATGCTATCTCTCGTGTTCGCCTCTCTAAAGCTGTATCATCTTCAGGTGGTTCTCGTTTAATCCACCCTGTGGCTGGTGGTGCACCGTTTATAAACTGTAGAAAGTGCTCCAAGATTCTGAAACTCCCAGACAAGACTACGAGAAGGCCACAGAGGCTGCGCTGCGGAGCGTGCTCTTGTTTGATAGATTTTTCCTTTGCTGATAACAAACTCATCCTCTCAACTGATCATGCCTCagcaagagaagaagaagaggaagctcatAGTAGGCTGCATTGGGTAACAACTGCTCTTGACGTCTCTTCTGATGCAATGGATAGGGAAGCAGACTATGTATCAACCGGTCCTGCTTCCATCTCCGATAAAGCTCATGATTATTCTACCGAACATAGCTTGTCTGAAGACGAGCTATGTTCAGACAGTTCAACAAAAGGTAGGAAACTCATTCCAGATTTTGACTACTCTTCCATCAATGCAAGGGACCGGTCAGGGGCAAGGAGCCAAAGCTCTCGTTCAGAACAGAACAGGGTGTCACTGGGGAAGACAGTCATGAGACAGAACTCTATGAAAGAAGAAGCTTCGGTTCTAATTGAAATGGACGTTAATGACTACTCTCGCAACAACGGAGTGTCTGTGTCTCAAGACTCTGAAGATGACTGTAGAGAAGAAATCAGGAAGGGTGGATTTGGGAGTATGGTGAAAAAGAGCTTCAAGGATCTAAAGAAATCGATGCAGAACGATGTAGTGGGAGGAAGCGATGTTATGGTGAATGGGCATCTTGTAGCTGAACGTCTGGTGAAAATGGCAGAGAAGCAAGCTGGACCAATCCGGCCAGGAAACTACTG GTATGACTACAGAGCTGGATTCTGGGGGATAATGGGAGGTCAATGTCTTGGAATATTACCT CCTTTCATTGAAGAGCTCAACTACCCAATGCCACAGAAGTGCGCAGGAGGAACCACGGGAGTGTTTGTGAACGGAAGAGAGCTTCACCAGAAAGATCTGCGCTTGCTCATTGCAAGAGGTCTCCCAAGGGAAAGGGATAGATCCTACACTGTTTACATCACAGGTAGAGTCATAGACGAAGATACAGGTGAAGAGCTAAATAGTCTTGGCAAACTCGCCCCAAC GGTTGATAAGCTAAAACGTGGGTTCGGGATGAGAGTTCCGAGAAGATATGCATGA